In Candidatus Dormiibacterota bacterium, a single genomic region encodes these proteins:
- a CDS encoding insulinase family protein → MKVARASTLALLVSALLVAPGIAEPSVQSGTLPHGATYLIAPDAASPTAAIDLWFRAPDDGYASSVPGLARVATTAAAAAKLVSGRSLAESVAHEGGRLTIEVFPDIIGVGVVVPAEAARRMLASLSAAYFAPSIDETALHAAQSDTTILAVQQQYEPDLLAHDLLFARLFTSGPAHEPPIPFSAVDVSHVTLDDVTSFVHRAFRAGNAFVSLAGAVDPAMLSAVTEGNGTSPADAPIYSAPARPVPQPLAQRGALPAIGLAWTGPPISDERAATALDFVADYLFRPGTGTFARQLEDGSARVALSGQFITLHDPGVMLVTVDGSDDAGLQSRIADAVNAMQRPLSAAAFAAAREAFLYHLGSDTQTASAQADNLGWYAAEGAASYAPGGAGYTGFARSLDPDYVAAMVRRYLKNPAIVRITPSAPPKGSSS, encoded by the coding sequence ATGAAGGTCGCACGCGCATCCACCTTGGCGCTCCTTGTGAGCGCCCTTCTTGTTGCGCCCGGCATCGCCGAGCCGTCCGTTCAGAGCGGAACGCTGCCGCACGGCGCGACGTACCTGATCGCTCCCGACGCCGCATCCCCGACCGCAGCAATCGACCTTTGGTTCCGCGCGCCGGACGACGGGTACGCTTCGTCCGTTCCGGGGCTGGCGCGCGTCGCCACGACCGCCGCAGCTGCCGCAAAACTCGTGAGCGGCAGATCGCTCGCGGAGAGCGTCGCCCATGAGGGCGGACGCCTCACGATCGAGGTCTTTCCGGACATCATCGGGGTCGGCGTCGTCGTGCCGGCTGAGGCCGCGCGCCGGATGCTTGCCTCTTTGTCTGCAGCGTACTTCGCGCCGTCTATCGACGAAACGGCGTTGCACGCCGCGCAGAGCGACACGACGATCCTCGCGGTGCAGCAGCAGTACGAGCCGGACCTGCTCGCTCACGACCTGCTCTTTGCGCGGCTCTTCACGTCGGGTCCGGCGCACGAGCCGCCGATTCCATTCTCCGCCGTCGACGTGTCGCACGTCACGTTAGACGACGTCACCTCTTTTGTGCATCGTGCGTTTCGCGCGGGCAATGCGTTCGTGAGCCTCGCCGGCGCCGTGGATCCCGCGATGTTGAGTGCCGTGACCGAGGGCAACGGCACGTCTCCGGCAGACGCGCCTATCTATAGCGCACCGGCGCGACCGGTGCCGCAACCCCTTGCGCAGCGGGGGGCGCTACCGGCGATCGGCCTTGCATGGACCGGGCCGCCGATCTCGGACGAGCGCGCCGCGACGGCGCTAGATTTCGTGGCGGATTACCTGTTTCGCCCGGGAACCGGAACGTTCGCGCGTCAGCTCGAGGACGGCAGCGCGCGCGTAGCGCTGAGCGGACAGTTCATCACGCTGCACGATCCCGGCGTCATGCTCGTCACCGTGGACGGCAGCGACGATGCAGGGCTGCAAAGCCGGATCGCAGACGCCGTGAACGCGATGCAGAGGCCGCTGTCCGCGGCGGCATTTGCGGCAGCACGCGAAGCATTTCTCTACCACCTCGGCAGCGATACGCAGACCGCCTCCGCGCAGGCCGACAACCTGGGTTGGTATGCAGCCGAAGGCGCTGCGTCGTATGCGCCCGGAGGCGCAGGGTACACGGGTTTCGCACGTTCGCTCGATCCGGACTACGTCGCAGCAATGGTACGCCGGTATTTGAAGAACCCGGCGATCGTACGCATTACTCCATCCGCTCCGCCGAAAGGCAGCTCGTCGTGA